In Gemmatimonadota bacterium, the sequence GGTGGTGAGCGCGACCGAGAACGGGGACGCCGACGGGAGCGACACTTCAGCGGTGGCCCTGGCGACGCCCGTGCCTGGGATGTTCCTGGTCGTGAGCAATTCGAGTGCGTAGTATGCCGGCCCCTCGTCGGGCGTGCACAACCCCGGCCCGCCGTCCCAGATGGTCACGGATGTCGGTGATGCGATCGCGAAGATCGCCAGTATGGTGGGGAGCACGATCGAGCTCCGAGGTGTGGCACGATGGAAGCGGGACACGCTACATGTCGAGCCTAGCCGGCGGCCGGTGCGCCGACAAGGCTATCGGGCTCCTACTGGCTGATCGGGCGCTTCACCACGGGCCTATCCCAGTCCTGAGCGGACGAGATGTTGGGGAAGCCCCAATCCTCGCCGTTCCACCCCTGGAACCCGTCCATCCTCATGGTCCAGAGGCCTGTCGACATGTCACTGATCAGGATCAGGCCGTCCGCGTTGCGCACGTCGACTCCGAAGGCACCGTTGAACTGCGAGTACCGGTCGGTGTTCGCCGGGCCGATGTACGTGTCGTAGTAACCCACCGTGACCGGATTGAGGGGATCCTGCAGGTTGAAGATCTGCAGCCCATCGAGGTAGCTCGACACGAAGACGTACGGCCAGCGCACCTCGTGGTTGTGCACCAGATGCCGCCAGTCGGCGGTGAACGCCGATATCGGATTGCGGATGTTGATCTGTTCTCCGTCGAGCGCCGGCTGCAGGTCGAAGATTCGTAGCGGCGCGTACTGGTATTCGGTCTCTGCGATCACGTATCGGCCGTCGGGGCTGGGCGTGAAGGTGTGGCCGCGGCTGATCCCGGAGATCCCGGTCAGCGTGATGCGTAGCTCGTTGTTCTCGATATCCGACACGTCGTAGATGTAGTAGCCTCCCGTGCCGCCCCCGTAGAAGCGGTCCTCGCCACTGTCGGGGTGGTAGCCGACGTAGAAGTCGTGATAGCTGCGGCTGTCGCCACTTCCTACCGCACTCTCCGGGATCGGCACCATGCCGACGCGCGCGTTCTCGAGATCTCCCTCCACGATCATGCCGAGATCGTAGATCAGCGCGCCGGGGGCACGGGCCGTCGTGAAGAGGTAGACGCGGTCGTTCGAGTGCTTGTAGATGAAGATGTTGTGGAAACCGCCGGGCATCTCCGGCTCGCGAATGCGAGCCACTTCGTGGACCGTCGACGGATCCGGTAGGCCGGTCACGTCGAGGATCACCGCACCGAGGTCGTTGTTCGGACCGCCTTGCCCAAACTGCAGCGACTGAACCAGGTAATAGCGGTCGTTCCATTTGAAGTGCTTGACGTCCATGCCGCCGTTGCCTTGGTGGAGGTCTTGATTCTCGATTCTCCACTCGTAGAGAAGCTGCGGGTTCTCCGGGTCCTCGATGCTGATGATGTCGGTGCCCTTGCCGCCCTGCCCGCCATAGGCGAAGCGCGCGACATAGGCGTACGGCCGATGCATCTCTTGCTCGACGTCCATGTCCGCCACGGAGAGGCGGGGGCCGAGCGGGAGGTGTCCGAGCACCTCCACGTTGTCGCTGCCGCGCTTGAGCGGCGACCACGGGACAGCTTGGGCGGCGAGCGGCGCGCCGACGGCGAGCGACAGTACTACAAGCGAAAGGCGCTTCAACGACATAGTGACCTCAGGTGGCAGTGGTGGTCTGGACGGTGAAAGGTGACGACCTACGACCGGTGATGGCAACCGGGCAGATGCCCTACCGTCGCTGCTGCCACCACTCGTCTTTGAGGATCGAGACGGTGTGCTCGAACATCTGGTCACCGACGGTCATGACGACCCGATACTCACCGACCGGTGCCTCGCTGAACTCGAAGCGGATACGGTCTTCGGCGGAGATTCCGGTGTTGCCGCGACCACGACGGCGACCACCGAAGCCACCGCCACGGCCGCCGCGACCACCGCGACCGCCGCGACCGCTGTCTGAGCGCGCGCTCTCTTGTTCTTCCGCGGTGCGTTCGAGGCGCTTCTGCATGTTCCAAGCGACGCGGTGCAGGCCGGCTGCGCCGTCTCCCTCGAGCTCGTAGATCGGGAACCGCCCCTGATACACCGTGAAGGTGATGTCCTCGTCGACATCGTCCGACAGGTAGTAGTAGAGCGAGATATCCAGCGGCTCGCTCTCGCCCTCGAAGTTCGATGAACTGTAGTTGGTGAAGTCGGGTGCGATCCAACGGACCTTCGACTCCGGTTGGAAGAAGTGCACGTCCATCGCGAGCAGATCCTCGGTCATCTCCGCTAGCGGTGCGATGTCGGCGATGTAGATGCCGCGCCCGTGGGTGCCGACCACGAGGTCGTTCTCGCGAGCGTGGATCTTGATGTCGTGCACTGGAGTGGTGGGCATGTCACCCTTCATGCTCGCCCAACTCTCGCCGCCGTCGATCGAAGCGAAGACCTGAAACTCGGTGCCCACGAAGAGCAGGTCGGGGTTTGCGTGGTGTTCACGCACGACGTTGATGGGGCCGTCGGGCAAGTTGTTCGAGATGTCGGACCACGACTCACCGAAGTCGGTCGTCTTGTAGATGAAGGCGCGAAAGTCGTCGTTCCGGTATCCGCTGAATGTGACGTAGGCGGTGCCGAGGTCGTGATGCGAGGCCTCTACGCGACTCACCCAGTAGTGCGGGTTGTTCGGGATGTTGTTGGTGACGTCGGTCCACGTCTCGCCGTCGTTCTGGGTCACATGGACGTTGCCGTCATCGGTGCCGGCCCAGAGCAGGCCCGCCTTGATCGGCGACTCGTCGAGAGACGAGATGGTGCCGTACTGGATGTTGCCGTCCCCGCCCTTGCCGGTCGTGAGCGTGGCGGGGTCGTTCTTGCTGAGGTCCTCGCTGATGACCTCCCAGCTCTCACCGCGGAACTCGGACTTCATGACCTTGTTGCCCGCGTGATAGATCACGTCGCAGTCGTGCTGACTTACGACAATAGGAGCGTTCCAGTTGTAGCGCATGTCCCCATCCTCATACCGGATGCCCTTGCGCTCACCAGTCCACAGGTCCAGGCGCGAGAGCGGCCCGAACTGCGACTCGTTGTACAGGTACCGGTTCGTACAACGGTCGAACTCGTTGTACATGCCGTCACCGCCCCCGACGCGGTCCCACATCTCGAAGCGGATGGGTCCACCGGCCGGGTTGGTGTTGTACGTCATGTGCGAGCCGTTGTCCTGCAGGCCGCCGGCGACGCGGTAGGGGTAGGAGTCGTCGAGGCCGATGGCGTAGAACTGAGCGAGCGACTGGAAGTCCGGGTGGTACCAGTTCTCTCCCCCGTCGTACGTGATGCCGAGGCCGTGGTCGTACCCGAGGATCATGTGGTGCGAGTCGTCCGGATTGATCCAAAGGGCGTGGTCGTCGCCGCCGAAGCCCAGCGGCCGGCGTTCCCACGTCTCTCCACCGTTCGACGTGCCCCAGGACGAAGCGGACAGGACGTGTACCACGTCGGAATCGTTCGGGTCGATGATGATTTGGCCGTAGTAATATGCCGGCCCACCCCCGATCGATTCGCCCTCCGGGCTCGCGCGTTCCCAAGTGATGCCACCATCGTCCGAGCGGTAGACCTCACCGCCGATCATGCCGCGGGACGACTGGTGATCGAGCAGCTCCTGCCGGCGATCCTCGTCCGACATGTCGGCCTTGTTGGCGTTCTCGATGGTGACGTACAGGATGTTCGGATCCGCGTCGTACACGTCGACGCCGATGCGGCCGAGCATGCCCTCGGGCAGGCCCTGCCCGATCTGGATCCAGTTCTCCCCGCCGTCGGTGGTCTTGTAGAGGCGGCTGCCCGGCCCGCCGAGATCGAAGGTGTACGGCAGGCGCACCTTGTCGTAGCTCGCGGCGTACAGGATGTCGGAGTTCGTCGGGTCCATGACCAAGTCCACGACGCCGATGCGACGGCCCTCGACCTGGGGCCCGAGAACGCGCCGCCAGCTATCACCGCCGTTCGTGGTCTTGTACAGACCGCGCTCGTCGTTCTCCGAGTAGAGGTGCCCGAGTGCCGCGACGTAGGCAATGTCGGAGTTCGTCGGATGTATGACGATGCGACCGATGTGCTGCGACTCGGGGAGGCCGACGTTCCTCCACGTCTCACCGGCGTCCGTGGACTTGTAGACGCCGTCGCCCCAGTAGCTGCTGCGTGAGTTGTTCGCTTCTCCGGAGCCCAGGTAGAGCACGTTCGGGTCGGACGGAGCGACCGCGATCGCGCCGATCGAAAACACGTCTTCCTGGTCGAAGAGCACGTCGAAGGAGATGCCGCGGTTCGCGGTCTTCCATAGGTGTCCCGAGGCCGTGGCGATGTAGAACGTGTGCGGCTGTTGGTGCGGCACCGCGATGTCGACGAAACGGCCGCTCTGCCGCGTCGGGCCGATCTCGCGGTACTCGACGGCAGATAGCACGTGCTCGAGGGTTTGAGCGACGAGGTCGGCGGGCGTCGCTGGCGACAGCCCGATCAGGAGGGCCCCGAGGGACAGAACGCGACGGTAGACCTTCATGTGGGACTCCGTGATGTCCCACCCCCCGGTGACGTGACCGGCTCATCGCCCGCGTCGGCTCGACCGGCATCGAGATCATTCCAGTTCAAGATCGCGTTGAATCCCAGGAAGAAGGTTCCTTGGGTCTGCCAGCGCCAGAACGGCCGGATCGAGAACATCACCACGTGGCCGTCGCCGACCGGGGCGTCGATCACCTGCGCCGTGCCGGCCAGCGCTTCTCCGCCCCGGAGCGTGCCTGAGAGCAGAATCTGATCCGCGTCCCGTGGAAAGCGCATGATCACTCGTGGTGCGTTGCCGCTGCTGCCGCCACCAAATCCGCCACGACCGAAAGCGAATCCTCCGCGACCACCACGACCACCACGACCGCCGCCGCTGCCCCGCAGCCCTGCCGTCTCGTCGGGGTTGTCGTAGTCGGATAGCGTCGGCCGCCTCGCCATCGGCGTGGTGTTCTGCCAGTCACCGCCGCCACGGCCGAAGCCTCGGCCCCCTCGGCCGCCGCCCGTGGAAAGCACGAGGTCGTTCTTGAAGTACACCGGCAGTTGGTCACCTTCGTAGCCATAGGCGATCGGGCTCGTCTTGTCTGCGATGATGCCTCGGTGGATTGAACCAGGAGCTGTCAGTCCACTGGGGCTCTCGACGTTCACACCGGTCGTCACGCCGTACTCCGGCATGATCGACGAGGTCGAGCCCTCGACGAGCAGCAGACCCCCCTCGCGCACGAAGTTGGCGAGCTCGACCAGACCTTCCAACCCCATGCCGCCCCGGATGTCGTCGCTCTCGTCGATGCCGCCCAGGTTGGGTGTCTGCTCGCTCTTCCGGTACGGAAGCGGGAGATCGCCCGTCATGGCGAAGCCATTCACGTGGGACTGTGCGTTGCCGCCGACGTGTGGGTAGATGATGACATCGTACCGTGCACGTAGGTTGCCCTCCGCGACGAGCTTGTCGGCGAAGTAGTCGTACGGCACGCCGTAGTGGTCGAGTGCGCCGCGTACCCAGCCCTCGTCCTGCGTGCGACGCCAAGCGTGTAGGAAAGCGATACGCGGAACATCCAGTTCGTGCGTCGCGACGTCCGGCATGTCGCTCGTACCGTGGCCTTGGAGGCCCAGCTCCGCGAGGCTCGCCTCGAGCACGGCGCGGTTCGCGTCAGGGATGATGAACGTGCCCGCGCTGAAGGTGCGGCCGTCCATCTCGAACTCCTCTTCGGCCGCGAGCATGCGTACATCGGTGTGCCGATAGCGGAACGCCATGAGGTTGTTGTCCGTCGTGTGGTCCACCACCACCGTGCTGCCGCCACCCGAGATCCCGCCCGGAGCGCGCGCCGCTGAGGTGAGCAGCGTCATGTCCTTTTCCAGGACCTCTGGGTCCTCGATCTCGACGATCTCGACGTTGCGCATGAGCTGGAAGGTCCAGCCCGTATCGTCGTACGGGCGTGGGTTGTCGAGCGAGAACTGCTGCAAGGAGAGGTACATGTCGGCCAGCGTACGGAACGGCTGGTCCGCACGGATCAAGTAGTCACCGGCTTGGACCTCGACACCGCCCGCTTCGAACGAGTCGTCCGCGCGGTGGATCTCGAGGCCCTGCCGCATGAGCTCGTTCACGGCGTCCACCGCATCGGAGGCCCTGCGCTGGCCGGATGGGATGACCCAGGCGTTGATCGGTCCGTCGACGCCCTTTCTTATAGAGCGCTTGTTCTTCAGCCAGTAGTTGTCGAGGAACATCTCGCGGTGATCCGCAGTGTATTTGAGTGAGAACAGAACGGCTGATTGCTGGATGTTGGTGTTGTTCCTGGGGCCCCACTCGATGGTCGGAAGTGGGGGGTTCGGCCGGAACCACTCGCGACTCGTCGTGGTGCTGCCTACGGTGAGCGTACGATTCTGCGGCCCATAGCTCGCGACTTCATAGAAGCGCCCGATCGCGTTGTGGCTATGCGCGATGGAGAACATGTAGTTCGGCGTCCAGCCGTCGTAGAAGCTGTACGTCCAAACGCCGGGCACGTCGCGCTTGGTCATCTCGAGCACGTCGTTTTCGGCAAGAATCCACCACTCCGTGATCGTGATCGCGTCGAGGGCCTCGTTGTAGGGCCCGGTGCCGGTCGACGTGTAGAGGTAATTCTGCGCCTCGTGCAGGTCGTGCATGATGGTCGGCGCCCACTCGAGCTGGACCGCGGTCACGTTCTTCGTGAGCGCGAGCATCTGGCCCATCGCGTCGCGGTTGTTGTCGTGCGCGACGTACTTGCCCCAGTACATGAGCGGGAGTCGGGCCTCGCCTTCCGGTCGATCCTTGTTGAAGTAGTACGTATCGACCTGCTTCTCGCGGCCGTCCACCTCGATGACCGGAGTGATGAAGGTGACGATGTTGTCGCGGATCCCTTGGATGAACTCCGTGTCCTCGACGACCAGGCGGTACGCGAGCTCCTGCAGCATCTCGGGTCCGCCGTTTTCCGTGGAGTGCATGCCGGACGTCAGCCAATAGATGGGTTTGGCGACGTCCTTGATGAGTTGCTGGGCTCGCTCCTCCGAAGTTGCGCGCGGGTCCGTGAGTTCCTGCAGGTATCCCTTGTACAGGTCCAGGTTCGCGATCGTCTCTTCATCGGCGATCGCCATGAGGATCATTTCCCGACCCTCCTCGGTCTGTCCGATCGACCATACGGTCGCGCGAGGCGACGCGTCCGCGATCGCGCGTAGGTAGCGATGGATGTCGCCGGCGTATGTGAGCTCGTCTGGAGTCCCGACGATCCTACCGTGGAAGTCGAGCGGTGTGGGGACCGTCTCCGAGGCCGGCAGGTGGTCGACCAGCTCGGTGAGAATGCGGTCGTCTTGTGTGTGCTCGAGAATGAGTCGCGTGTACTCCTCATCGATGGCCTGATCGCCGCTTGACTGTGCGACCGCGACGGTCGGAGTCAGGACCAACAGACCGAGCATTGTCCAACCCAGACGACGGATCGTGCGCGACATGGAACCCCCTGTGCCTCATTGAGATGCGTGGCCGACGGGTGCCGGCGTACTTGGTGTGTATCGGTGCACTATAAAGGACCCGCAAGGGAGGGGGGGTGCTGCCGTGTAAGCGTAGGCGCTCGGCACTCCCGGTTGACTGCGATCGAGGTCGCCCAGAGTCTGACGGCATGTCTCACAGTGTCCGCAAGCACCTGCGCGTCGAGGTCGACGCGTACGATGCCGCGATTCGGAGCTTCATTCCCGGATACGAGGCCATGTTGGACGCTGCCGCCAGCGCGGTAGCGTCGATCCGGCCGGGCCTGGTACTGGACCTCGGGGCCGGCACGGGTGCGCTTTCCCAGACTTTGCTGAGACAGGAAGGCGTGGGACAGGTCGAGTTGCTCGACGTGGACGCCGAGATGCTCGATCGGGCGAGGGAGCGGCTGCAGCCGTTCGGGTGGCGTGCCCGTTTTCGTGAGCGGTCCTTCCTGGACCCGCTCCCTTCGTGCGATGCCGTGGCGGCCTCGTTGTCGCTGCACCACATCGCCACGCTCGACGAGAAGCGTGCGCTCTACGAGCGGATCTTCGGGGCGCTGTGGTGTGGAGGAGTCCTGGTGAACGCGGACGCCACGATGCCGGTGGAGCCCGAGGCGCGGGACGCGACGTACCGAGCGTGGGCGGACCACATGGTCGCTTCAGGCATCGAGGAGGCCGACGCGTGGCGCCACTTCGATGCGTGGGCCGAGGAGGACACGTACCTCCCGCTGGAAGACGAGCTCGCGGCCATGG encodes:
- a CDS encoding class I SAM-dependent methyltransferase; the encoded protein is MSHSVRKHLRVEVDAYDAAIRSFIPGYEAMLDAAASAVASIRPGLVLDLGAGTGALSQTLLRQEGVGQVELLDVDAEMLDRARERLQPFGWRARFRERSFLDPLPSCDAVAASLSLHHIATLDEKRALYERIFGALWCGGVLVNADATMPVEPEARDATYRAWADHMVASGIEEADAWRHFDAWAEEDTYLPLEDELAAMAAAGFEAECTWRHRHMAVVVGRRPA